Genomic segment of Acetomicrobium thermoterrenum DSM 13490:
CATTTTTTACTATTTCACTGACGGTAAATGCCGAATCTATTTCTATGCCCTTGGCAACGTTGCATATTTCAGGCCTTTGGGGTGCCATATTCCCAGAAAGTTCCGTCAAAAAGCCTCTTACGGCCTGAGTTGGGAGCGCCAAAACCCATTTCGGCGATTCAACTGCCTCGTCGATTTTGGAAGTAGCCGTTACATTTGAAGAGATTCTGTATCCTCTAAGATAATTCGGATTTTCGCCCAACAAATTTATAGCCCGGGCCTGATCGGACCTCCTGCACCATAGGACAACCCGATGTCCCAATTCCCCAAGCAAATTTGCCAAAGCCGTACCCCAACTGCCGGCGCCAAAGACCGTGATCTCTTCCATTTAATCGATCAACCTCTTATCTGAAAATTTTTACACTTCGGATCGGGGTCTTCGTAAACCATGATCGCATCTTTTACAATAGCGTGAGGGGGTCCTTTTCTGCACCAATCGATCATCTTCTCCACGTTCTCCGGCTCTCCCTGGATCACGACCTCAACCCTTCCATCGTCGAGATTTCTTATAAAACCGGAAACCATTAGTTCTTTCGCTTTAGCGGCTGCATAATACCTGAAGGCCACTCCCTGCACCCTTCCCGTAAGCCAAAGATGCGCCCTCACGAGCACGAAGGTCCCTCCTTTCCTCGACACTCTCTGTTATCTTACCATAGACGGACAGCGACTCAACTGGCAAAAAGTAGGTGCGCAAAGGAGATTTAGCTGTTATAATGGCGAGAAAAAATTCTTGATCGGGCTAACATAGACAATAATCCCTTTCAAGATGTACACAGACAGGAGGATAGGATCGCAATGGAAAGGGAAAAAGTAGCCATTATAGGTGCAGGAGTCATTGGTGGGGCTATAGCCTGCGCCATAAGCGATGATTTTCAGGTTACTGCCACTAGGCGCAAAATCGAGAGGTTGTCCCCTCTAGCCGAAAGGGGCATCAACATAACTTCCGACAAC
This window contains:
- a CDS encoding acylphosphatase, which codes for MLVRAHLWLTGRVQGVAFRYYAAAKAKELMVSGFIRNLDDGRVEVVIQGEPENVEKMIDWCRKGPPHAIVKDAIMVYEDPDPKCKNFQIRG